Proteins encoded in a region of the Acholeplasma equirhinis genome:
- a CDS encoding diacylglycerol/lipid kinase family protein has protein sequence MKAVLIYNEASGKGRVRKDFDKINAFFKLNQWEVDYYQVTKEKDLSMDCFDMAENYDTFLIAGGDGTIHSVIQGIMKVEKEKRPKLLFLPYGTTNDVAGMLGLGKNVFYNLALLKTDIFEEMDVYKANEDYFVYAAAIGKFSKISYEIDRKKLRWLGPIGYVMNGFNDLFSMYKMKVIAKTQTKIYEKRSFLILMAAGSRVGGFNMSKFTKDVKLNSGKLAIRIFTRNHPFSWFKMVWFYLFRGRHFKNDLHLNESMIQFDIDPKLTWNLDGEKGPKGPLKIEVMNKEITVFVHPKHRNRLF, from the coding sequence ATGAAAGCAGTATTAATTTATAATGAGGCTTCAGGAAAAGGTAGAGTTCGAAAGGACTTTGACAAAATTAATGCCTTCTTCAAATTAAATCAATGGGAAGTTGATTATTATCAAGTTACCAAAGAAAAAGATCTTTCAATGGATTGTTTTGATATGGCAGAAAACTATGATACTTTTTTAATTGCAGGTGGTGATGGTACAATTCACTCTGTGATTCAAGGTATTATGAAAGTTGAAAAAGAAAAAAGACCTAAACTCTTATTTTTACCTTATGGTACAACAAATGATGTTGCAGGCATGCTTGGGTTAGGTAAAAATGTTTTCTATAACTTAGCACTTTTAAAAACTGATATTTTTGAAGAGATGGATGTATATAAAGCTAATGAGGATTACTTTGTATATGCTGCAGCAATAGGGAAGTTCTCAAAAATATCCTATGAAATCGATCGTAAAAAGTTAAGATGGTTAGGTCCTATTGGTTACGTGATGAACGGATTTAATGATTTATTTTCAATGTATAAAATGAAGGTAATTGCAAAAACTCAAACTAAAATATATGAGAAAAGGTCATTCTTAATCTTAATGGCAGCTGGTTCACGTGTTGGTGGATTTAATATGAGTAAATTCACAAAAGACGTGAAATTGAATAGTGGAAAACTTGCGATTAGAATATTTACAAGAAACCATCCATTCTCATGGTTTAAGATGGTTTGGTTCTATTTATTTAGAGGCAGACATTTTAAAAATGATCTTCATTTAAATGAAAGTATGATTCAATTTGATATTGATCCAAAATTGACTTGGAACTTAGATGGTGAAAAAGGTCCAAAGGGACCATTGAAAATCGAAGTCATGAATAAAGAAATTACTGTCTTTGTTCATCCAAAACATCGAAACAGATTATTCTAA
- a CDS encoding ABC transporter permease: protein MSEFLALTTRNIKIFLRDKTAVFFSFLSVIILLGLYILFLGNQFKMEELNGLFTDQEQSFFVYSQMIPGLIVINTLTISLGNLGNVINDLEYKIMDGFMVTPVKRFKVIFAYYSSSLLITIALSWAMLLAAWGLLGITSGIFFNPSIILNAALVIVLCSFISSAFMVLLTAFIKSINAFGAVAGVFGTVIGFTSGIYMPLAILPQAMSYVSSLIPFTHMTILLRQIMFVQAYEMLETKLNAEGLAEINKYYGLNELGVLGQQIPLYIILILCVALSLGLLLLATKLISKRISKK from the coding sequence ATGAGTGAATTTTTAGCGTTAACAACAAGAAACATTAAGATTTTCTTAAGAGATAAAACGGCTGTATTCTTCTCATTCCTATCAGTAATCATTTTACTTGGTTTATATATTCTCTTCTTAGGTAACCAATTTAAAATGGAAGAACTAAATGGTCTCTTTACAGATCAGGAACAAAGCTTCTTTGTATATTCTCAAATGATTCCAGGTTTGATTGTTATTAACACACTAACAATTTCATTGGGTAATCTTGGAAATGTAATCAATGACTTAGAGTATAAAATTATGGATGGTTTCATGGTTACACCTGTGAAACGATTTAAAGTAATTTTTGCATATTATAGCTCATCACTATTAATTACAATCGCACTCTCATGGGCAATGTTGCTAGCAGCTTGGGGGTTACTTGGTATCACATCAGGGATTTTCTTTAATCCAAGCATTATTTTAAATGCAGCACTAGTGATTGTCTTATGTTCATTCATATCATCTGCATTCATGGTTCTATTAACTGCATTTATTAAATCAATTAATGCATTTGGTGCAGTTGCAGGGGTATTTGGTACAGTTATTGGGTTTACATCGGGTATTTATATGCCGCTTGCAATCTTACCTCAAGCAATGAGTTATGTTTCAAGTTTAATTCCATTTACACACATGACGATTCTTTTAAGACAAATCATGTTTGTTCAAGCATATGAAATGTTAGAAACAAAATTAAATGCTGAAGGATTAGCTGAAATTAATAAGTATTATGGATTAAATGAACTAGGTGTACTTGGTCAACAAATTCCATTGTATATTATTTTAATATTATGTGTTGCCTTAAGTTTAGGACTCTTATTACTAGCAACTAAATTAATTAGTAAGAGAATTTCAAAAAAATAA
- a CDS encoding Na/Pi cotransporter family protein translates to MSKVSNNRFVSFGFGAFITAIMQSSGLVTVMTISFLNANLLTLYQGIAIILGANVGTTLTGLLSSFATFDFAIYFSLFTLVGVVIEMTAKKSNVKRIGQIFIGFGLIFIGLNLAGDAFKNDAMKTFISNVFEAVNFPVFLIMLSILFTAIVNSSTLVVGLSILLVSSGTIPIEYALFIVLGAEVGTTATGMLASLRGNADSKRLALVQFIFNLLGCVIFTLIIVIFNDPILNFIKSFELGFQVSLFQIFFNISTAVIALLFIKQLEKLSYLLVKPQETKTEDKSLKFVTERLLKTPSFALAALEKELLRMFELVKENLNNGFISIENGKPEDIKRVDEIEDVIDYLNSAISLYLVKLSSERLNYHAELVIGKMYHVINDLERIADHAHNFVHLTNAMVTEQISFSGTAQEELKTFILDLRHMFDLTYIIYTKNKVSELPQLDQLESLIDHHKASYEKNHVVRLRTGECQLEHSKYFFDFTSQLERIGDHLVNIGYSTVDVVGDVKTKKTS, encoded by the coding sequence ATGAGCAAGGTGTCCAATAATCGATTCGTCTCATTTGGATTCGGTGCATTCATTACTGCCATTATGCAGTCATCAGGCTTAGTTACCGTGATGACAATTTCATTTTTAAATGCAAATTTATTGACACTCTACCAAGGGATTGCGATTATCCTTGGAGCAAACGTTGGTACAACTTTAACTGGTTTATTAAGTAGTTTTGCTACATTTGATTTTGCAATCTATTTCTCACTTTTTACGCTTGTTGGTGTTGTCATTGAAATGACTGCGAAGAAATCAAATGTCAAACGCATTGGCCAGATTTTCATTGGCTTTGGTTTGATTTTTATTGGATTAAATCTTGCTGGTGATGCATTCAAAAATGATGCAATGAAGACTTTTATTTCAAATGTATTTGAAGCAGTTAATTTCCCAGTCTTCTTGATTATGTTGAGTATTTTATTTACTGCAATTGTGAATTCATCAACATTAGTCGTTGGGTTATCTATCTTACTTGTATCAAGTGGAACTATTCCAATCGAATACGCACTCTTTATTGTACTTGGTGCTGAGGTTGGTACGACTGCAACCGGTATGTTAGCATCCCTTCGTGGTAATGCCGACAGTAAACGTTTAGCACTTGTCCAATTTATCTTTAACTTATTAGGTTGTGTCATCTTTACATTAATAATTGTCATCTTTAACGATCCAATTCTTAATTTTATTAAATCATTTGAATTAGGGTTCCAAGTATCCTTATTCCAAATCTTCTTTAATATTTCAACTGCTGTGATTGCACTTCTCTTCATTAAACAACTAGAAAAATTATCTTATCTATTAGTGAAACCTCAAGAAACAAAGACTGAAGATAAATCCCTTAAGTTTGTTACTGAACGATTATTAAAAACACCTTCATTTGCACTAGCTGCACTTGAAAAAGAACTTTTAAGAATGTTTGAACTCGTTAAAGAGAATCTAAACAACGGATTTATTAGTATTGAAAATGGAAAACCAGAAGACATTAAAAGAGTCGATGAGATTGAAGATGTCATCGACTACTTAAATAGTGCAATATCATTATATTTAGTTAAATTATCCAGTGAACGATTAAATTATCATGCAGAACTTGTGATTGGTAAAATGTATCATGTCATCAATGACTTAGAACGCATTGCAGACCATGCACACAACTTTGTTCATTTAACGAATGCTATGGTTACCGAACAAATCTCATTTAGTGGAACTGCTCAAGAAGAACTTAAAACCTTTATTCTTGATTTAAGACATATGTTTGATTTAACCTATATCATTTATACAAAAAATAAAGTTTCCGAATTACCTCAACTTGATCAATTAGAGTCTTTAATTGATCATCATAAAGCATCCTATGAAAAGAATCATGTCGTAAGACTTAGAACGGGTGAATGTCAATTAGAACATTCTAAGTACTTCTTCGATTTTACTTCTCAATTAGAAAGAATTGGAGACCATTTAGTCAATATTGGTTATTCTACTGTCGATGTCGTAGGGGATGTAAAAACTAAGAAGACTTCTTGA
- a CDS encoding ABC transporter ATP-binding protein has protein sequence MDKILEVKELYKKFGDLVAVNNISFYVKRGELYAFLGQNGAGKSTTINMIITLLDRNGGSILLNGKDDPAYIREKIGVVFQENVLDPLLTVRENLLTRGILYLKDKNKVLERYNELAEFLELKDIENKRFKTLSGGQKRRAEIARALFSNPELLILDEPTTGLDPETRQVVWKVIDNLRIKHGITVFLTTHYMEEAANADHVVIIHKGNIVAKGSPTELKVQYSKDYFRLVPKDIKALEVFLSKSKRTFKKVADQYYVEIKNTEDTINLIIELKDNIDTFEVVKGTLDDVFVNVVGEQK, from the coding sequence ATGGATAAGATTTTAGAAGTCAAAGAACTTTATAAAAAATTCGGTGACCTAGTCGCAGTGAACAACATTTCTTTTTATGTTAAACGTGGTGAACTTTACGCATTCTTAGGACAAAATGGTGCGGGTAAATCAACAACTATTAACATGATTATTACACTGCTTGATAGAAATGGTGGCAGTATTTTATTAAACGGAAAAGATGACCCAGCATATATTAGAGAAAAAATTGGTGTTGTTTTCCAAGAAAATGTACTTGACCCACTATTAACTGTAAGAGAAAATTTATTAACACGAGGTATTCTTTACCTTAAAGATAAAAATAAAGTTTTAGAACGTTATAATGAACTTGCAGAATTCTTAGAACTCAAAGACATTGAGAACAAACGATTCAAAACTTTATCAGGCGGTCAAAAAAGACGTGCTGAAATTGCAAGAGCACTTTTCTCTAATCCGGAACTATTGATTCTTGACGAACCAACAACTGGTCTTGATCCCGAAACACGTCAAGTAGTATGGAAAGTAATTGATAATCTTAGAATTAAACACGGTATTACAGTTTTCCTAACAACACACTATATGGAAGAAGCAGCAAATGCTGATCATGTAGTCATTATCCATAAAGGTAATATTGTGGCTAAAGGATCACCAACTGAACTTAAAGTTCAATATTCAAAAGACTACTTTAGACTTGTTCCAAAAGATATTAAAGCATTAGAAGTATTCTTAAGTAAGTCAAAAAGAACCTTCAAGAAGGTTGCAGATCAATACTATGTTGAAATCAAAAATACTGAAGACACAATCAATTTAATTATTGAATTAAAAGATAACATTGATACTTTTGAAGTTGTTAAAGGCACATTAGATGATGTATTTGTGAATGTGGTAGGTGAACAAAAATGA